In a genomic window of Methanosarcina horonobensis HB-1 = JCM 15518:
- a CDS encoding MFS transporter, translating into MLCVTTFFAMAGGSLLAPVLPDMVEPLKTTSHEVALLISTYAISTAIFALAIGHFIDRVNRKKILVPCLVIYGLTGLVSYFTSDLQSLLVLRFIQGIGVAGMMSLPMLVIADVYKDHRSLHAMNKVSLALAIGSVSAPLIGGGLANLGWNYPFLFYVLSLPFAFVVMASLPETRVQRDNDNHKGILNGFTALKELRILYTVFLSFAVFFILYSVLTYVPFMLKNVLGYTAKEAGLILAIQGIAIMLMVPRVKTLAGKHSTILIIATGFALDGLAIFSISFAHSIVAVLLLILLFGAGFGLAQTTIDAQIVKIAPSESKGGVLSIHNTMKYIGQSLSPLVFGIVLSYFDLDTVFIISGSFGLLVALMTYLMKSSFENSGDEHRIEKEAKISLSHQ; encoded by the coding sequence ATGCTTTGTGTTACTACATTTTTTGCAATGGCAGGAGGCTCTCTTTTAGCACCGGTATTGCCAGATATGGTGGAACCTCTGAAAACAACATCCCATGAAGTAGCACTATTGATATCAACGTACGCTATCTCAACAGCTATTTTCGCACTGGCAATTGGACATTTTATCGACCGTGTGAACCGTAAGAAGATACTTGTTCCCTGCCTTGTGATTTACGGTCTAACGGGACTTGTAAGTTATTTTACTTCTGACCTGCAATCACTTCTTGTCTTGAGGTTCATACAGGGCATAGGGGTAGCTGGGATGATGTCTTTGCCAATGCTGGTCATAGCGGACGTGTACAAAGACCATAGAAGTTTGCATGCCATGAATAAGGTTAGTCTGGCTCTTGCTATTGGCTCGGTATCTGCTCCTCTTATAGGCGGAGGACTGGCAAATCTGGGATGGAACTATCCGTTTCTTTTCTATGTACTTTCACTTCCGTTTGCCTTTGTTGTGATGGCCTCCCTTCCAGAGACAAGGGTTCAGAGGGACAATGACAATCATAAAGGCATATTAAATGGGTTTACAGCACTTAAGGAATTGAGAATATTGTACACGGTATTCCTGAGCTTTGCGGTTTTCTTTATACTATATTCGGTGCTTACCTACGTCCCCTTTATGCTTAAGAATGTATTAGGCTATACTGCAAAGGAAGCAGGACTTATACTGGCTATTCAGGGAATAGCTATCATGTTGATGGTACCCCGCGTGAAAACTCTGGCCGGTAAGCATTCAACGATACTAATTATTGCCACTGGTTTTGCACTTGATGGACTGGCAATATTTTCTATTTCATTTGCGCATTCAATTGTCGCAGTTCTTCTTTTAATACTGCTATTCGGAGCAGGTTTTGGGCTTGCTCAAACCACAATTGATGCACAGATAGTTAAGATTGCACCTTCAGAATCAAAAGGTGGTGTGTTGTCTATTCACAATACTATGAAATACATAGGTCAGAGTCTTTCTCCCTTAGTATTTGGTATAGTCCTGTCATATTTTGATCTTGACACGGTTTTCATAATATCAGGTTCCTTTGGGTTGCTTGTAGCTCTGATGACGTACCTGATGAAAAGTTCTTTTGAAAACTCAGGTGACGAACACAGAATAGAAAAAGAGGCTAAAATATCGTTGTCACATCAATAA
- a CDS encoding TetR/AcrR family transcriptional regulator, whose translation MESKMNTREKILTTAAILFQKNGYHATGLNEIIKESATPKGSLYYYFPNGKEELAAATIKLMGDKIQHDIKEELAQNSDPVQAIKEFILDLAWKFNEKEDQENCFSIGLLALETVSISDSLRKACTEVYDMWTDTYYQKLVSSGLSSEKAKELSLILQLMIEGAITISLIRNDNTMLVATAEKIPVLLKDK comes from the coding sequence ATGGAATCTAAAATGAATACACGTGAAAAAATCCTTACTACGGCTGCTATTTTGTTCCAGAAAAACGGTTATCACGCTACCGGGTTAAATGAAATTATTAAAGAAAGCGCAACGCCAAAAGGATCGTTGTATTATTATTTTCCAAACGGAAAGGAGGAGTTAGCAGCAGCCACTATAAAATTGATGGGAGATAAAATTCAACACGATATTAAAGAAGAATTAGCACAAAATAGTGATCCAGTTCAGGCTATCAAGGAGTTTATTCTGGATTTGGCATGGAAATTTAATGAAAAAGAAGATCAAGAGAACTGCTTTTCGATCGGTTTGCTGGCATTAGAGACGGTTTCAATAAGCGATTCTTTACGAAAAGCCTGTACTGAAGTCTATGATATGTGGACTGATACATACTATCAGAAATTAGTTAGCAGTGGACTCTCATCAGAAAAAGCAAAAGAACTGAGCTTAATTCTTCAATTAATGATCGAAGGCGCGATAACTATATCTTTAATTCGTAATGACAATACTATGCTGGTAGCCACTGCTGAGAAAATACCTGTTCTATTAAAAGATAAATAA
- the cdhA gene encoding CO dehydrogenase/acetyl-CoA synthase complex subunit alpha — MSKLTTGSFSIEDLESVQITINNIVGAAKEAAEEKAKELGPMGPTALAGIASYRSWNLLLLDRYEPVLTPMCDQCCYCTYGPCDLSGNKRGACGIDMAGQTGREFFLRVITGTACHAAHGRHLLDHVIEVFGEDLPLNLGESNVLTPNVTICTGLSPKTLGECRAPMEYVEEQLTQLLATIHAGQESAEIDYDSKSLFSGSLDHVGMEISDIAQVSAYDFPKADPEAPLIEIGMGSIDKSKPLIVAIGHNVAGVTYIMDYMEENNLTDKMEIAGLCCTAFDMTRYKEADRRAPYAKIVGSLAKELKVIRSGMPDVIVVDEQCVRGDVLSESQKLKIPVIASNEKIMMGLPDRTDADVDSIVEELKSGAIPGCVMLDYDKLGELVPKIAQTMAPIRDAEGITAIPSDEEFKAYVEKCAKCGECLLACPEELDIPEALESAAKGSYEYLEAIHDVCIGCRRCEQVCKKEIPILNVIEKAAQKAISEEKGWVRSGRGQASDAEIRAEGLNLVMGTTPGIIAIIGCPNYPAGTKDVYLIAEEFLKRNYLLAVSGCSAMDIGMFKDEDGKTLYERFPGTFSGGGLLNTGSCVSNAHISGAAEKVAGIFAGRVLAGNLAEVADYTLNRVGACGLAWGAYSQKAASIGTGCNIYGIPAVLGPHSSKYRRALIAKNYDESKWKVFDARDGSEMNIPPAPEFLLTTAESWQEAIPMMAKACIRPSDNNMGRAIKLTHWMELSKKYLGVEPEDWWKFVRNEADLPLAKREELLKRLESEHGWEIDWKRKKIISGPKIKFDVSAQPTNLKRLCKGA, encoded by the coding sequence ATGAGCAAATTAACTACTGGGAGTTTTTCTATAGAAGATCTTGAATCCGTTCAGATCACTATCAATAATATTGTAGGGGCAGCAAAGGAGGCTGCTGAAGAAAAAGCAAAAGAGTTAGGCCCGATGGGTCCCACAGCTCTGGCAGGCATAGCATCCTACCGAAGCTGGAATCTGCTTCTTCTTGACCGCTACGAGCCTGTTCTGACCCCTATGTGTGACCAGTGCTGCTACTGTACCTACGGACCATGTGACCTTTCCGGGAACAAGAGAGGTGCCTGCGGAATTGACATGGCCGGCCAAACAGGAAGGGAATTCTTCCTCCGTGTAATTACAGGTACTGCCTGCCACGCTGCCCACGGCCGTCACCTGCTTGACCATGTAATAGAAGTCTTTGGTGAAGATCTCCCCCTCAACCTTGGAGAATCAAATGTCCTGACCCCTAACGTCACAATCTGCACCGGGCTCAGTCCAAAGACCCTCGGAGAATGCAGGGCTCCAATGGAGTATGTTGAAGAACAGCTCACCCAGCTGCTTGCAACTATCCACGCAGGCCAGGAAAGCGCAGAGATTGACTACGACTCAAAGTCTTTATTCAGCGGCAGTCTAGACCATGTTGGTATGGAAATCTCCGATATCGCCCAGGTATCAGCATATGACTTCCCGAAAGCTGACCCCGAAGCCCCGCTCATTGAAATCGGTATGGGATCCATTGACAAGTCCAAGCCTCTTATAGTTGCAATCGGGCACAACGTAGCCGGTGTAACCTACATCATGGACTACATGGAAGAAAACAACCTGACCGACAAGATGGAAATTGCAGGGCTTTGCTGTACCGCATTCGACATGACAAGGTACAAGGAAGCTGACAGGAGAGCTCCATATGCAAAGATCGTAGGGTCACTGGCTAAGGAACTGAAGGTAATCCGCTCCGGAATGCCTGATGTCATTGTTGTAGACGAACAGTGTGTCCGTGGTGATGTCTTATCAGAGTCCCAGAAACTCAAGATCCCAGTGATCGCTTCCAACGAAAAGATCATGATGGGTCTGCCAGACCGCACAGACGCAGATGTGGATTCAATAGTCGAGGAGCTCAAATCCGGAGCAATTCCGGGTTGTGTAATGCTTGACTATGACAAACTTGGAGAACTCGTCCCGAAGATTGCCCAGACAATGGCTCCAATCCGCGATGCAGAAGGCATCACAGCAATTCCGAGTGATGAGGAATTCAAGGCATACGTCGAAAAGTGTGCCAAGTGTGGAGAATGCTTGCTGGCATGTCCAGAAGAGCTCGACATCCCCGAAGCCCTGGAATCCGCAGCCAAGGGAAGCTACGAGTACCTTGAAGCTATTCACGATGTCTGTATCGGATGCCGCCGCTGCGAACAGGTCTGTAAGAAGGAAATCCCAATCCTGAACGTCATTGAGAAAGCTGCACAGAAGGCCATCAGCGAAGAGAAAGGATGGGTCAGGTCAGGCAGAGGACAGGCAAGCGATGCAGAAATCAGAGCAGAAGGCCTGAACCTCGTTATGGGAACTACCCCAGGTATCATCGCAATTATCGGATGCCCGAACTATCCAGCCGGTACCAAAGACGTCTACCTCATTGCCGAAGAGTTCCTGAAGAGAAACTATCTCCTCGCAGTAAGCGGGTGTTCCGCAATGGACATCGGTATGTTCAAGGACGAGGATGGCAAGACCCTTTACGAGAGGTTCCCGGGTACATTCTCAGGAGGCGGACTGCTTAACACCGGTTCCTGTGTATCCAACGCACACATCAGTGGAGCCGCAGAGAAAGTTGCCGGTATCTTCGCAGGCAGAGTCCTTGCAGGAAACCTGGCAGAAGTTGCAGACTACACACTTAACCGTGTTGGTGCATGCGGACTTGCCTGGGGTGCATACTCACAGAAGGCAGCCTCAATCGGTACCGGATGTAACATCTATGGTATCCCTGCAGTGCTCGGCCCGCACAGTTCCAAGTACAGGAGAGCTCTGATTGCCAAGAACTATGACGAGTCCAAGTGGAAAGTGTTCGATGCCAGAGACGGCTCAGAGATGAACATCCCGCCAGCACCTGAATTCCTCCTGACCACAGCAGAGAGCTGGCAGGAAGCAATCCCGATGATGGCAAAGGCATGCATCCGCCCATCTGACAACAACATGGGAAGAGCCATAAAGCTGACCCACTGGATGGAGCTTTCAAAGAAGTACCTCGGTGTAGAGCCAGAAGACTGGTGGAAGTTCGTCAGGAACGAAGCCGACCTCCCGCTTGCCAAGCGTGAAGAGCTCCTGAAGAGGCTCGAATCAGAGCACGGCTGGGAAATTGACTGGAAGAGGAAGAAGATCATCTCCGGCCCGAAGATTAAATTCGACGTCTCAGCACAGCCAACTAACCTCAAGAGACTTTGCAAGGGGGCCTGA
- the cdhB gene encoding CO dehydrogenase/acetyl-CoA synthase complex subunit epsilon, which produces MVDTTKNTKLFTSYGVTTAKATTPEIAAKLISKAKRPLLVVGTKVLDPELLDRAVKIAQKANIPIAATGSSMPGFVGKDVNAKYINLHQLGFYVTDPAWPGLDGNGTYDTIIVLGHIKYYVNQVLSGTKNFSSVKSIAIDRSYIQNATMSFGNLSKADHYAALDELIEAL; this is translated from the coding sequence ATGGTAGACACTACCAAGAACACCAAACTCTTTACCAGCTACGGAGTGACAACTGCCAAAGCAACCACCCCTGAGATAGCAGCCAAGCTAATTTCAAAGGCAAAGAGGCCGCTTCTTGTGGTAGGGACCAAAGTCCTTGACCCGGAACTCCTGGACAGGGCAGTAAAGATTGCACAGAAAGCAAACATTCCAATTGCAGCTACCGGAAGTTCTATGCCCGGCTTTGTGGGCAAGGACGTGAATGCCAAGTACATCAACCTTCACCAGCTGGGTTTCTACGTAACAGATCCTGCCTGGCCAGGACTTGACGGCAACGGGACATATGACACAATCATAGTCCTGGGGCACATAAAATACTACGTCAACCAGGTACTGTCCGGAACAAAGAACTTTTCCAGTGTAAAATCAATCGCAATTGACAGAAGCTACATCCAGAACGCAACAATGTCTTTCGGGAACCTTAGCAAGGCAGATCACTATGCTGCACTGGATGAATTAATTGAGGCATTATAA
- a CDS encoding ATP-binding protein, which yields MTKVIAITGKGGTGKTAVAALLIRYLSKKGKFLLAVDADADTNLPETLGVENVKTIGDAKEFLQAEITKPRPDNPDMNKESVLKSKVYEIIEEMPGYDLLVMGRPEGSGCYCYVNNLLRGIMDKLITNYDVVIIDAEAGLEHFSRKIIRDIDDLIVVTDASRRGFRTAERIHELVDELESNVGRIHVIANKVTDANREELVKLAGDLKLNMIGMIPLDPKIEEMDIKGIPLFEIPDDSVAAKEIENIVQKLGF from the coding sequence GTGACAAAAGTAATTGCAATAACGGGAAAAGGTGGGACAGGTAAAACAGCGGTAGCGGCTCTTCTGATCCGCTACCTTTCAAAAAAAGGGAAGTTTTTACTGGCAGTTGATGCAGACGCTGACACGAACCTGCCAGAAACTCTTGGCGTTGAGAACGTAAAAACAATCGGGGACGCAAAGGAGTTTTTACAGGCCGAAATTACAAAACCAAGGCCTGACAACCCCGATATGAATAAAGAGTCAGTACTAAAAAGTAAGGTCTACGAGATCATAGAGGAGATGCCGGGCTACGACCTGCTGGTCATGGGCCGACCCGAAGGTTCAGGCTGCTACTGTTACGTAAACAACCTCCTGAGGGGCATAATGGATAAATTGATCACGAACTATGATGTGGTCATTATTGATGCGGAAGCCGGGCTTGAGCATTTCAGCCGGAAGATTATTCGGGACATCGATGACCTTATTGTTGTGACTGACGCCTCACGCAGAGGATTCCGAACTGCCGAAAGAATTCATGAACTTGTGGATGAACTGGAGTCAAATGTAGGCAGAATTCACGTTATTGCAAACAAAGTCACGGATGCTAACCGCGAAGAGCTAGTTAAACTGGCAGGGGACCTGAAACTTAATATGATAGGTATGATACCTCTCGATCCTAAAATCGAGGAAATGGACATAAAAGGTATACCTCTCTTTGAAATCCCTGATGATTCAGTTGCTGCAAAAGAAATTGAAAACATTGTACAAAAACTGGGGTTCTGA
- the cdhC gene encoding CO dehydrogenase/CO-methylating acetyl-CoA synthase complex subunit beta — MAEFPFEISPMFEGERVRKEGMFVELGGPKSIGLELVRAADMDAIEDDKVTIVGPDLKQLEEGKTYPWAMVFNIGGELVEPDLESVVERRVHDFINYCQGIMHLNQRYDVWMRVSKDTAAKMDSFEPFGKAVMMLFKTELPFIEKMQVTFYTDEEEVKKQLEAAKEIFKARDARTKDLHDEDVDVFYGCTLCQSFAPTNVCVVSPDRVSLCGAINWFDGRAAAKVDPEGPQFEIAKGDLIDAEKGEYSGVNDIAKKLSAGEFDKIKLHSFFDAPHTSCGCFEVVGFYIPEVDGIGWVNREYQGMAPNGIGFSTMAGQTGGGKQIVGFLGIGINYFYSPKFIQADGGWNRVVWLPSMLKEKIDETIPADLKDKIATEKDATDIQSLKAFLEEKGHPVVATWAAAEEEEEEEEEEVAVAAAPMMMPAAGFQMPAMPMMSGGSAGGIKLTFKNAKITIDRMIISEKKEKK; from the coding sequence ATGGCAGAATTCCCATTTGAGATTTCCCCAATGTTTGAAGGAGAAAGAGTAAGGAAAGAAGGAATGTTCGTAGAGCTCGGTGGCCCCAAGTCTATCGGTCTGGAACTTGTCCGTGCAGCAGATATGGATGCAATCGAGGACGACAAAGTAACAATTGTCGGGCCAGACCTCAAGCAGCTCGAAGAAGGAAAGACCTACCCATGGGCAATGGTCTTTAACATTGGCGGAGAACTTGTCGAGCCTGACCTCGAATCTGTCGTAGAAAGGCGTGTCCACGACTTCATCAACTACTGCCAGGGCATTATGCACCTGAACCAGAGGTACGATGTATGGATGAGAGTTTCAAAGGACACAGCTGCAAAGATGGACTCCTTTGAGCCCTTCGGAAAAGCCGTTATGATGCTTTTCAAGACAGAACTGCCCTTTATCGAGAAGATGCAGGTGACATTCTACACCGATGAAGAAGAAGTAAAGAAGCAGCTCGAAGCTGCAAAGGAGATTTTCAAGGCAAGAGACGCAAGGACAAAAGACCTGCATGACGAAGATGTTGATGTCTTCTACGGGTGCACTCTCTGTCAGTCCTTTGCTCCGACCAACGTTTGCGTGGTATCTCCTGACAGAGTCTCACTCTGTGGTGCAATCAACTGGTTCGACGGCCGTGCAGCAGCAAAAGTCGACCCGGAAGGTCCGCAGTTTGAAATTGCCAAGGGTGACCTTATTGATGCCGAGAAGGGTGAATATTCCGGTGTGAACGATATTGCTAAGAAACTCTCTGCCGGTGAATTCGATAAGATCAAACTCCACTCCTTCTTCGATGCACCTCACACATCCTGCGGCTGCTTCGAAGTAGTCGGGTTCTATATCCCTGAAGTCGACGGTATCGGCTGGGTTAACAGAGAATACCAGGGAATGGCACCAAACGGTATCGGCTTCTCTACAATGGCCGGTCAGACCGGTGGCGGAAAGCAGATAGTAGGTTTCCTCGGTATTGGTATCAACTATTTCTACTCCCCGAAGTTCATCCAGGCTGACGGTGGCTGGAACAGAGTTGTCTGGCTCCCCTCGATGCTCAAGGAGAAGATTGATGAGACCATCCCTGCTGACCTCAAAGACAAGATCGCAACCGAGAAAGATGCAACTGACATCCAGTCCCTGAAAGCCTTCCTCGAGGAGAAGGGCCACCCGGTAGTTGCCACCTGGGCAGCAGCCGAAGAGGAAGAGGAAGAAGAGGAAGAGGAAGTAGCTGTTGCAGCAGCTCCGATGATGATGCCTGCAGCTGGCTTCCAGATGCCTGCAATGCCGATGATGTCCGGAGGTTCAGCTGGTGGAATAAAGCTGACCTTCAAGAACGCAAAGATCACAATTGACAGGATGATCATAAGCGAGAAGAAGGAAAAGAAGTAA
- a CDS encoding DUF134 domain-containing protein — protein sequence MVNKVKRRVSCFPKATYYKPREIPLCCLEITNLSIEELEAIRLCDLLQIEQSEAADRMGVSRKTFWNDLQNARQKVADALVNGKAIEISGGEYVNTGECKVSFLCKECDHVWEAKSNQYRPTSCPNCSSNLIFRLGGDGKGKRFIENDYCCPKKGKQQE from the coding sequence ATGGTCAATAAAGTTAAGCGCAGGGTATCTTGTTTTCCAAAGGCCACCTATTACAAGCCCAGAGAAATCCCTCTTTGCTGTCTGGAAATTACCAACCTATCCATAGAAGAGCTTGAGGCTATTCGTCTTTGCGACCTTCTTCAAATAGAGCAGAGCGAGGCCGCTGACAGAATGGGGGTATCCAGGAAAACTTTCTGGAACGACCTCCAAAATGCAAGACAGAAGGTGGCTGATGCTCTCGTTAACGGAAAAGCGATTGAGATTTCTGGAGGAGAATACGTTAATACTGGTGAATGCAAGGTCAGTTTTCTCTGCAAAGAATGCGATCATGTGTGGGAAGCAAAGTCCAATCAGTACCGCCCCACAAGCTGTCCGAATTGTAGTTCCAATCTAATTTTCCGACTGGGCGGCGATGGAAAAGGAAAGAGATTTATTGAGAATGATTACTGTTGCCCTAAAAAAGGAAAGCAGCAGGAATAA
- the cdhD gene encoding CO dehydrogenase/acetyl-CoA synthase subunit delta, translating to MAKKMKLSDLTSMFAGMDVEALEGVTIEGDIEIDLGGLGGGFDPMLAAALGQESAILAQHFARLAGMFGYPVGIGAPAAAPAISPALAAPKLKDLIPAKFDVANIAEWTTQIQEVPIGNTSADGGSRGKRVVVGGEKALPFFPDAPMPNRNQVTIDVFDMRIGLAKAVKENYDEVMDSPGEWAKKNVEKFNADMITIHLISTDPLIKDTPAKEAAKTVEEVLQAVDVPIAIGGSGNPQKDPEVLARAAEVAEGERCLLASASLNLDYAAIAEAAIKYDHDVLSWTQLDMNAQKELNRKLMKQCNVPRDRIIMDPTTAALGYGLDYAYTNMERIRLAALMGDDELTFPMSSGTTNAWGARESWMVSSPLKEDSDWGPREYRGPIWEIVTGLSLAIAGNDLFMMMHPTSVAVLKQITQTLFGMIDTEQVDIAKWIGAEV from the coding sequence ATGGCAAAGAAAATGAAGTTATCAGATTTAACAAGCATGTTCGCGGGAATGGATGTAGAAGCCCTCGAAGGTGTGACTATTGAAGGGGACATTGAGATTGATCTCGGTGGACTCGGAGGCGGCTTTGACCCGATGCTTGCCGCAGCTCTAGGGCAGGAGAGTGCAATACTTGCCCAGCACTTTGCAAGACTTGCAGGCATGTTTGGCTACCCTGTTGGCATTGGTGCACCTGCAGCTGCTCCTGCAATCTCCCCAGCTCTGGCAGCCCCGAAACTCAAAGATCTCATTCCTGCAAAGTTTGATGTTGCTAATATCGCAGAATGGACAACTCAGATCCAGGAAGTACCCATAGGCAACACTTCTGCAGACGGCGGAAGCCGCGGCAAGAGAGTAGTGGTGGGTGGAGAAAAAGCCCTTCCGTTCTTCCCAGACGCCCCGATGCCGAACAGGAACCAGGTCACTATCGACGTGTTCGACATGAGGATCGGACTTGCAAAGGCTGTCAAGGAGAACTATGATGAAGTCATGGACAGCCCGGGAGAATGGGCAAAAAAGAACGTTGAGAAGTTCAACGCAGACATGATTACCATCCACCTGATCTCAACCGACCCGCTTATTAAAGACACGCCTGCAAAAGAAGCAGCAAAGACAGTAGAAGAAGTTCTGCAGGCTGTTGATGTGCCAATAGCAATTGGTGGATCAGGAAACCCACAGAAAGACCCCGAAGTCCTCGCAAGAGCAGCAGAAGTTGCAGAAGGCGAGCGCTGTCTCCTTGCATCTGCAAGCCTGAACCTGGACTATGCAGCAATTGCAGAAGCAGCAATAAAGTACGACCACGACGTCCTTTCCTGGACCCAGCTGGACATGAACGCCCAGAAGGAGCTTAACAGGAAGCTCATGAAGCAGTGCAATGTGCCAAGGGACAGGATCATCATGGACCCGACCACTGCTGCCCTCGGATACGGTCTGGACTACGCTTACACCAACATGGAGCGCATAAGACTTGCAGCACTCATGGGTGACGATGAACTGACATTCCCGATGTCTTCAGGTACCACAAATGCATGGGGTGCCCGTGAGTCCTGGATGGTCAGCTCACCGCTTAAGGAAGATTCTGACTGGGGCCCGAGAGAGTACAGAGGTCCTATCTGGGAAATCGTCACAGGTCTCTCACTTGCAATTGCAGGTAATGACCTCTTCATGATGATGCACCCAACATCGGTTGCTGTCCTGAAGCAGATCACTCAGACCCTCTTCGGTATGATCGACACCGAACAGGTTGACATTGCCAAATGGATCGGAGCGGAGGTGTAA
- a CDS encoding MarR family winged helix-turn-helix transcriptional regulator, whose product MSISCIDNYILFQVVVYPTKIVAFATVLNIQCGSNKVSTIEFNGSSHAKEMCGKEFIGKAISYLYRYEQIFIGKKIEPYGIGSGQFPFLMRLYREDGINQESLSDYLKIDKGTTARAIQKLVDEGYVFRQRDEKDRRSYRVFLTEKGKKLEPDMKRIASEWEDILFSGFDDSQRKNITNSLGIMFENVLKIM is encoded by the coding sequence ATGTCAATTAGTTGTATCGACAACTATATATTATTTCAAGTGGTCGTGTACCCAACCAAGATAGTTGCGTTTGCAACTGTTTTAAATATACAATGCGGAAGTAATAAAGTGAGTACAATTGAATTCAATGGAAGTTCACATGCTAAAGAAATGTGTGGTAAAGAGTTCATTGGAAAAGCCATCTCATATCTTTACAGATATGAACAGATCTTTATTGGGAAAAAAATTGAGCCATATGGTATTGGAAGCGGACAGTTTCCTTTTCTTATGAGACTATATCGTGAGGATGGGATCAATCAGGAGAGTCTTTCTGACTATCTAAAAATTGATAAAGGCACTACTGCAAGGGCTATACAGAAACTTGTTGATGAGGGTTATGTTTTCAGACAGAGGGATGAGAAGGACAGGCGATCATACAGGGTTTTTCTTACCGAGAAAGGAAAAAAGTTAGAACCGGATATGAAAAGAATAGCTTCGGAGTGGGAGGACATTCTCTTCTCCGGTTTTGATGACAGTCAAAGAAAAAATATTACGAACTCACTTGGAATTATGTTTGAGAATGTATTGAAAATAATGTGA
- the acsC gene encoding acetyl-CoA decarbonylase/synthase complex subunit gamma: MKINSPLEAYKYLPQTNCGECGEATCMAFASKLIDRSGKTSDCPPLVKEKKFAKKLAELDRLLAPEIRQVTIGAGEKAVNIGGDDVLYRHKLTFFNKTKMFFDVADNMEEAALVARVKQIAGYKKFYVGRNLLLDGVAIRAVSNDPVKFAAAVKKVAEVGIPMIFCSFNPAVLKAGLEVAKDKNPLLYAANKDNWKEIGELALEYKVPVVVSAFNDLDALKTLAKTFAEAGIKDIVLDPGTYPTGKGLKDTFTNFLKIRRAGIMGDTEIAYPIMALPFTAWMAGIADPVSASYWETVMASVFTIRYGDIMILHSMEPYATMPEVHLAETIYTDPRSPVAVDSKMYKVGNPTADSPVLFTTNFALTYYTVESDLSSNGIDCWLLAVNTDGIGVEAAVAGGQLTADKVKDAFDKAGFDLKTAVNHNTVITPGLAARLQGDLEDKLGASVKVGPMDSGRLPGWMEKNWPPKK, from the coding sequence ATGAAAATAAACAGCCCATTAGAAGCTTACAAGTACCTGCCACAGACAAACTGTGGAGAATGTGGTGAAGCTACCTGTATGGCTTTTGCCTCCAAGCTGATTGACAGGTCAGGTAAGACGTCAGACTGCCCACCCCTGGTTAAGGAAAAGAAGTTTGCAAAGAAACTTGCAGAACTTGACAGGCTTCTTGCTCCGGAAATTCGCCAGGTAACCATCGGAGCAGGCGAAAAAGCAGTCAATATTGGTGGGGACGATGTCCTGTATCGCCACAAGCTCACATTCTTCAACAAGACAAAGATGTTCTTTGATGTGGCAGACAACATGGAAGAAGCTGCCCTTGTTGCCAGAGTCAAGCAGATAGCTGGCTACAAGAAGTTCTATGTCGGACGCAACCTCCTCCTCGACGGTGTGGCAATCCGAGCCGTTTCCAATGACCCGGTAAAGTTTGCAGCAGCTGTCAAGAAGGTTGCAGAAGTCGGTATACCCATGATTTTCTGTTCCTTCAACCCGGCAGTCCTGAAGGCAGGACTTGAGGTAGCAAAGGACAAGAACCCACTGCTCTATGCCGCAAACAAGGACAACTGGAAAGAAATTGGAGAACTTGCCCTTGAGTACAAGGTGCCTGTTGTTGTTTCAGCTTTCAATGACCTTGATGCCCTCAAGACCCTTGCAAAGACCTTTGCAGAGGCAGGAATTAAGGACATTGTCCTTGACCCGGGAACTTACCCGACAGGCAAGGGCCTGAAGGACACCTTCACAAACTTCCTCAAGATCAGGAGAGCAGGCATTATGGGCGACACCGAGATCGCATACCCGATCATGGCTCTCCCGTTCACTGCCTGGATGGCCGGAATTGCCGACCCTGTCAGCGCCTCCTACTGGGAAACCGTGATGGCTTCAGTCTTTACCATCAGGTACGGCGACATAATGATCCTTCATAGCATGGAGCCGTATGCCACAATGCCCGAAGTGCACCTGGCCGAGACCATCTATACCGACCCGAGGTCTCCTGTTGCTGTGGACTCGAAGATGTACAAGGTAGGAAACCCAACTGCGGACTCCCCGGTACTCTTTACCACAAACTTCGCCCTGACCTACTACACAGTAGAGAGCGACCTGTCCTCAAACGGAATAGACTGCTGGCTGCTTGCAGTTAACACCGACGGTATAGGTGTGGAAGCTGCGGTTGCCGGTGGACAGCTGACTGCTGACAAAGTGAAGGATGCATTTGACAAGGCAGGTTTCGACCTCAAGACAGCTGTAAACCACAACACCGTTATCACTCCGGGTCTTGCTGCCCGTCTCCAGGGTGACCTCGAGGATAAGCTCGGGGCAAGCGTCAAAGTAGGCCCAATGGACTCAGGAAGACTCCCAGGCTGGATGGAAAAGAACTGGCCTCCAAAGAAATAA